One part of the Amphiura filiformis chromosome 5, Afil_fr2py, whole genome shotgun sequence genome encodes these proteins:
- the LOC140152655 gene encoding uncharacterized protein, protein MSEKGTTSEPVLLTEGSFLSAEEQLVQAQLIERTEDAILMQETLSEKLDKISIHEEEEESGYVTPIADPYGRAIRYMEKHNVMQIFQKLTAEIIYHRPDDPLSHMLDELQKMKKDRERNPPSATPE, encoded by the exons ATGTCGGAAAAGGGAACTACATCTGAACCAGTCCTCCTTACAGAAGGCAGTTTTCTGTCTGCTGAGGAGCAGTTGGTGCAAGCACAACTTATTGAACGTACTGAAGATGCAATATTAATGCAAGAGACATTAAGTGAAAAGCTAGACAAAATTAGTATacacgaagaagaagaagagtctGGTTATGTGACTCCTATAGCAGATCCATATGGTAGAGCAATAAGATATATGGAGAAACACAATGTAATGCAAATATTTCAG AAGTTGACAGCAGAAATTATTTATCACAGACCAGATGATCCCCTTAGTCATATGTTGGATGAACTTCAAAAGATGAAGAAGGACCGTGAAAGGAATCCACCATCAGCCACTCCGGAGTAG